The region AATGATCTTTTATATCTTTAATTTCGTCTACAGTTAAAAGACTCCTCGTGAATAATAATTTATAAACTGTTGCTTTATGTTTATTATTTTTATACAAAATCATGCGCCAATCGGGTTCACGTGGATAATTTAAAAGATTAATCCAGATTTTTAATTTTTTATTTAGATCCGTTATGTTTCTAAAAATCATGATTTTTACGACAATTGATATAATAAAAAACATTATTATCGCAATAACTATATATAAAATAAAGATATAGTTTATTTTAAACTCATGTTGAGCATGAATATACGTAAAACCATCCTGATTTTTAATCAAGTTTAAATTATTTATATTGTAAATAACTTGATAAATTTCCTCGGCAATCTCACTTGTGTTATCCAGATATAAATCATGATTATATAAACGTGGTGAGGTTGGATCAAATGTTACCCAGCCACTTTCATTAAAGTAAATTTCCACCCAAGCATGAGATTCTGCTGCAGTAACTGCATAAAAATCTAAAAATTGATTATCTGCTAAAAGTCTAAATCCTCCCGCTACACGCGCATTCATGCCCAGTGATCTTGCCATCAATACCATTGCTGTGGCGAAATAGCTACAATATCCCCGTTTTGATTCGAAAAGAAAATAGTGTAAAAGATCTTTTGAAGCAGGCGCTCCAGGATTTAATGTATAGTAAAAATTTTCATGAAAATAGGCTTGAATCGCTAACATTTTGGCATAATCACCCTCAATGCCAACTGTGATATCTTCGGCTAAGCGCGCTATTTCTGGAGAAATTCCACTCTCATTTCTATAGACCGACTCAGCAAATTCCATGTTCTTAGGAAGCGTGCTCTCCTGTAAATAGATATCTTCTTTTTCCAGTTGAGGTCTATTGCTTTTAATTTGAAAGATTTGTTTAAAGGAGTGTCTCTCTTGAAATGAAAGTTTTTCATAGCTAACTGGATTATATGGGGTTAAAATAATATACTCTGAAAGTTGTAAAATATAAAAGTCTAAAGTTTGCTCTATATTCTGATCTTTGGATAAATCCTCAACAAAAGATAATTTAGTTCCTTGTTTTGCTTCAAAATAATCATCAATAATAAGATTTCTTGTAAATCCTTTTTTTTCATGGTAGTCGCTCAATGTTAATCGTTTTAGTAATATATCATTAGTGAGAATTTCATTGCTTTTTACCAAAAAAAGAAGTTTATTTCCCAGCGAAATATCACTCTCCAGTGGTAAACGATCCGAAAAATCTAAACTATTTAGAGTAGAGGTCAGTAATCCTTCTTTCATTTTGATGTGCGGATTTGCTTTTTTATAGATCCAAGGTAAGGCTAACAGCGATGTTATTAAAGAAAAAATAATAACCTTCATAGCGATAAAAAACATGTTTTTCCGACCTGCTTTAGAGTTGAGAAGCCGAGATAAAAATGTTATTTCTAGCACGCCATAAAGCAATAGACTTCCTAAAAGTGTCATAAGATTAGGATAGATTCCTAAGTGAAAATTACGCATATCCCAAAAGAGAATGAAAAATAAAAAGGGGCGTAAGCTTAGTTCTAAAATTTGATAACGCAAAGATTTATTAAATAATATTGTGCTATAAAAGATAAAAAGTAATGGAATTCTCATGGGCATATATGTAAGATCCCACTTTGCGAGTAATGTCGAAAAGTCAGCCACTCTCCATAAATCTATACTCCATAAAATGATACGTATAAGTAAAAATATTGTAGGTAAGGCGAGTAAAAATATCACTTTTATTTTTAGAGTAAAATCTTTTTTATAAAAAAATGCAACTGCATAACTCAAAAAAAAGAGAAACCATGCTAATGGTAATGAGACAGCCCCTTGCCAGAAATAAATCGCGTGCATATATACATAGAAAAAAATATTTAATCTAAGAAAAAAATTAATATGAGACATAGTAAGTCTCCTTATTCCCGCACAGTTGCGACCTTAGTGGCGTTTGATGCGGAGTAAATAGAAATAACGTTGACGATTCATGCATATTTTTTTCTATTATAGTCCCTAATTTTGACTCTTCTAAAAAATAGACATTAGCTTTTAACCCTATTTCTTTCATCGTCCTTGTAGATAAGAGTGCCAATTCTGAACGTTTTTGTATAGATGGATCACCAAAATTGCTAATTTGTGCATGAGAATCTATCCATAATATAATTGATTTTTTATCCTGTTGATAGAAAAAATAAGCTAAGCTTTGGCTGAAATTTAACATTTTTTCCAGAATAATTTCACCTTCTGTTGTTACGCTTGGTGGAATAATAGAAAAAATATACTCATTATTTTTAATATAGGATAAAAAATGATAGTTTTTTATATACAACTCACCAAATCGCGCAAAAAGTCGCCAATCTAAATAACGAACATCATCACCTTTTTGATATAGTTTAAAATCATAAAAATCAGCTTCAGAACGTTCTCTTTTTCCAGATTTAACTAAATAAGAATTTTTCAGCTCCTCATAGAGTACTTCATAATTAGCTTTTAAAGATTGCGCTTTAGGAAGGGGAACAATAATTCCACTTTTGTGATCTAGCGGGAATTCAAAAAGAAATAGTCCAAAAATATCCATCAATCGTAGAGAAATAAATAGTTCATAAACCCCTCTATTGGGTACATTTATCTTCAAGGATTGCTCTTTTTTAAAGAGAATGAGATGCTCATAGCTAAATTCTTTGATAGAAGATTCATGCCAAA is a window of Entomospira culicis DNA encoding:
- a CDS encoding transglutaminase-like domain-containing protein, translated to MSHINFFLRLNIFFYVYMHAIYFWQGAVSLPLAWFLFFLSYAVAFFYKKDFTLKIKVIFLLALPTIFLLIRIILWSIDLWRVADFSTLLAKWDLTYMPMRIPLLFIFYSTILFNKSLRYQILELSLRPFLFFILFWDMRNFHLGIYPNLMTLLGSLLLYGVLEITFLSRLLNSKAGRKNMFFIAMKVIIFSLITSLLALPWIYKKANPHIKMKEGLLTSTLNSLDFSDRLPLESDISLGNKLLFLVKSNEILTNDILLKRLTLSDYHEKKGFTRNLIIDDYFEAKQGTKLSFVEDLSKDQNIEQTLDFYILQLSEYIILTPYNPVSYEKLSFQERHSFKQIFQIKSNRPQLEKEDIYLQESTLPKNMEFAESVYRNESGISPEIARLAEDITVGIEGDYAKMLAIQAYFHENFYYTLNPGAPASKDLLHYFLFESKRGYCSYFATAMVLMARSLGMNARVAGGFRLLADNQFLDFYAVTAAESHAWVEIYFNESGWVTFDPTSPRLYNHDLYLDNTSEIAEEIYQVIYNINNLNLIKNQDGFTYIHAQHEFKINYIFILYIVIAIIMFFIISIVVKIMIFRNITDLNKKLKIWINLLNYPREPDWRMILYKNNKHKATVYKLLFTRSLLTVDEIKDIKDHLYQCYLFYRKLPIDRQVIKFLKLPMRKR
- a CDS encoding DUF58 domain-containing protein, which gives rise to MMALIISLILLILIIYPLTVRAMRNFTITVPHVIDRAEGQININLKFNHFLPNLLLFMYDIQFVWHESSIKEFSYEHLILFKKEQSLKINVPNRGVYELFISLRLMDIFGLFLFEFPLDHKSGIIVPLPKAQSLKANYEVLYEELKNSYLVKSGKRERSEADFYDFKLYQKGDDVRYLDWRLFARFGELYIKNYHFLSYIKNNEYIFSIIPPSVTTEGEIILEKMLNFSQSLAYFFYQQDKKSIILWIDSHAQISNFGDPSIQKRSELALLSTRTMKEIGLKANVYFLEESKLGTIIEKNMHESSTLFLFTPHQTPLRSQLCGNKETYYVSY